The Brassica oleracea var. oleracea cultivar TO1000 chromosome C6, BOL, whole genome shotgun sequence genome includes a region encoding these proteins:
- the LOC106296522 gene encoding protein TIFY 11B: MSTGQAPEKSNFNRRRSLLSRYLKEKGSFGDIDIGLARKSDPQLAGNNNHRAQQNAIKKANISESRPFKLTQKQLSVGETSTSSRGKAIDVVYLSEPRNVPEPKNSQLTIFFGSKVIVYNEFPEDKAKEIIEAAKEANPVVVDSKKTQNLDMNINNERNVVIPDLNEPTSSGNNDDRQTKEEHQVVERIARRASLHRFFAKRKDRAVARAPYQVNQNGGHLPPKPQMVGPSVEAGQPSQQPATPSKPQRHNDMSMEVDEEGRCSKDLELKL; this comes from the exons ATGTCGACCGGACAAGCACCGGAGAAGTCCAACTTTAACCGGAGACGTAGTTTGCTCAGCCGGTACTTGAAGGAGAAGGGAAGTTTCGGAGATATAGATATAGGCTTGGCTCGAAAGTCCGATCCTCAGCTTGCCGGAAACAACAATCACAGAG CTCAACAAAATGCAATAAAGAAGGCAAACATTTCTGAAAGCAGACCTTTCAAGTTGACTCAGAAGCAGCTTTCAGTAGGTGAAACCTCTACTTCTTCCAGAGGCAAAGCCATAGACGTCGTCTATCTAAG TGAACCGAGAAACGTACCGGAGCCTAAAAATTCCCAGCTGACCATATTTTTCGGCAGTAAAGTTATAGTTTACAACGAGTTTCCTGAAGACAAAGCCAAGGAGATAATAGAAGCAGCCAAAGAAGCAAATCCAGTTGTTGTTGACTCAAAGAAGACTCAGAATCTTGATATGAACATTAACAACGAACGCAACGTTGTGATTCCTGATCTGAATGAACCCACGAGTTCTGGAAACAACGATGATCGTCAAACAAAAGAGGAACATCAAGTCGTGGAACGCATTGCAAGAAGAGCCTCTCTTCACCGGTTCTTTGCTAAACGAAAAGACAG GGCTGTGGCTAGAGCTCCGTATCAAGTGAACCAAAACGGTGGTCATCTTCCTCCCAAGCCACAAATGGTCGGTCCATCAGTAGAGGCAGGACAACCCTCACAACAGCCTGCAACACCCTCAAAACCACAGAGACATAACGATATGTCGATGGAAGTGGACGAAGAAGGACGGTGTTCAAAAGATCTCGAACTCAAGCTTTAG
- the LOC106300563 gene encoding CCAAT/enhancer-binding protein zeta, with the protein MSESKPTKEMNALTTSEIASFASSLGLPSSLPSSGFNDSDFRKPPKAQKRKNPKKEGDAVKNNPKEAKKQTPKDAAPAKQTVNPKPKADFLSIEDENSGFKAKRFEKFKALPKLPLVKASLLSSEWYNDAEELEEKVFSRKVAVGDVMGVVEVKREMGERLMWQYAEDFVASKGKSGDMKMVISAQKSGTVADKITAFEIMVGENPIANMRSLDALLGMVTSKVGKRFAFKGLKALSEILIRLLPDRKLKTLLQRPLNSIPETKDGYSLLLFWYWEECLKQRYERFVNALDESSKDMLPELKDKALKTIYFMLTSKSEQERKLLVSLVNKLGDPQNKSASNADFHLTNLLADHPNMKAVVIDEVDSFLFRPHLGLRAKYHAVNFLSQIRLSHKGEDPKVAKRLIDVYFALFKVLTTEANKKPGTDDKAADKKNANSKDTKEDKTADSPVELDSRILSALLTGVNRAFPYVSTDEADDIIDSQTPVLFKLVHSKNFNVGVQSLMLLDKISSKNKIVSDRFYRALYSKLLLSSAMNSSKAEMFIGLLLRAMKNDINIKRVAAFSKRILQIALQQPPQYACGCLFLLSEVLKSRTPLWNMVVQRESVVEEEDVEHFEDAKDEDDIDPIKEAEKEKNDVEEDKITSKDDDDDDDDSSDDEEALAVRQSDEEEDDYASDDGEELFIKETPKETIEVSNDSGKKIQAPLKSSFLPGGYDPRHREPSYCNGDRVSWWELVVLASHAHPSVATMAGTLLSRTTIVYNGNPLNDLSLTAFLDKFMEKKPKQNTWHGGSQIEPSKKLDMSNQMIGSDILRLAEEDVSPEDLVFHKFYVNKMNSTKQSKKKKKKKLPEEEAAEELYDVNDGDGGGDYDSDVEFEAGDESDNEEIENLLDDVDDDAVEEEAGEYDYDDLDKVVGDDDELVDDASDAEMDDAEMDMLDGEDVDEDVDDVDDGGGGDDDDGGVVGGNKKKKEKGKRKSPFASLEEYEHLIDEDDSKSKRKETSEPKKKKKKKTTKASE; encoded by the exons ATGTCGGAATCAAAGCCAACGAAGGAGATGAATGCTCTCACAACATCCGAGATCGCTTCATTCGCCTCCTCTCTCGGCTTACCTTCATCTCTCCCTTCTTCAGGCTTCAACGACTCTGATTTCCGCAAACCCCCAAAAGCCCAGAAACGTAAGAACCCTAAGAAGGAAGGAGACGCAGTCAAGAACAATCCAAAGGAAGCTAAGAAGCAAACCCCTAAAGACGCAGCTCCGGCGAAGCAGACGGTGAACCCTAAGCCAAAGGCTGATTTTTTATCGATTGAGGACGAGAACAGTGGGTTCAAGGCGAAGCGGTTCGAAAAGTTCAAGGCTTTGCCTAAGCTTCCGTTGGTGAAAGCGAGTTTACTGAGCTCGGAGTGGTATAACGACGCGGAGGAGCTGGAGGAGAAGGTCTTTAGCAGGAAAGTGGCGGTGGGGGATGTGATGGGTGTGGTGGAGGTGAAGAGGGAGATGGGGGAGAGGCTGATGTGGCAGTACGCTGAGGACTTTGTGGCGTCGAAAGGGAAGAGTGGAGATATGAAGATGGTGATTTCTGCTCAGAAGTCTGGGACGGTGGCTGATAAAATCACTGCCTTTGAGATTATGGTTGGGGAGAATCCCATTGCTAATATGAGGTCTCTTGATGCCTTGTTGG GAATGGTGACTTCAAAGGTTGGAAAGAGATTTGCATTCAAGGGTCTTAAGGCTCTATCCGAAATTTTGATCAG GCTGTTACCTGATCGCAAGCTGAAGACGCTTTTACAGCGACCTTTGAACAGCATTCCTGAAACTAAGGATGGTTACTCACTTTTGCTGTTTTGGTACTGGGAGGAATGCTTAAAACAGAG GTATGAGCGCTTTGTTAACGCCCTTGATGAATCATCTAAGGATATGCTTCCAGAGCTGAAAGACAAGGCTTTAAAG ACTATATACTTCATGTTGACAAGCAAATCAGAACAGGAGCGGAAATTGCTTGTGTCATTGGTGAACAAG TTAGGAGATCCTCAAAACAAAAGTGCGTCTAATGCTGATTTTCACCTGACAAACCTTTTGGCTGATCATCCTAATATGAAG GCTGTGGTGATTGATGAAGTTGACTCCTTTCTCTTTCGTCCTCATCTTGGGCTACGTGCAAAGTATCACGCT GTTAATTTTCTGAGCCAAATTCGATTGAGCCACAAAGGAGAGGATCCAAAGGTGGCAAAACGCCTTATTGATGTATATTTTGCCCTGTTTAAG GTTTTAACCACAGAAGCAAACAAGAAACCAGGCACAGATGACAAAGCGGCTGATAAGAAAAATGCCAACTCAAAGGACACAAAAGAAGACAAAACGGCTGATTCACCTGTTGAATTGGATTCCAGAATTCTATCAGCTCTACTTACG GGAGTTAACAGAGCTTTTCCATATGTTTCCACTGACGAAGCAGATGATATAATTGATTCTCAGACGCCGGTGCTTTTTAAATTG GTACACTCGAAGAATTTCAATGTGGGAGTTCAATCACTGATGCTTCTTGACAAAATCTCATCCAAGAATAAGATTGTCAGTGATAGATTTTACCGTGCATTGTACTCGAAACTTCTACTCTCCTCCGCAATGAATTCTTCCAAG GCTGAAATGTTTATTGGGCTTCTTCTCAGAGCCATGAAGAACGATATAAATATAAAGCGTGTGGCTGCCTTCTCCAAAAGAATCTTGCAG ATTGCGCTACAACAGCCACCACAGTACGCATGTGGATGCCTTTTCCTTCTGTCTGAGGTGCTAAAATCAAGGACACCTCTATG GAACATGGTGGTCCAGAGGGAATCAGTTGTGGAAGAAGAAGATGTAGAACATTTCGAGGATGCTAAAGATGAAGATGATATTGATCCCATTAAGGAAGCAGAGAAAGAAAAGAATGATGTTGAAGAGGACAAAATCACAAGTAAAGATGATGATGATGATGATGATGATTCTTCAGATGACGAAGAGGCTTTAGCGGTCAGGCAATCTGATGAAGAAGAAGATGATTATGCTTCTGACGATGGTGAAGAGCTATTTATTAAAGAAACCCCCAAAGAAACCATAGAGGTTTCTAATGATAGTGGCAAAAAAATTCAAGCGCCATTGAAATCAAGTTTTCTTCCCGGAGGATACGATCCTCGCCATAGAGAGCCTTCTTACTG TAACGGAGACCGTGTGAGTTGGTGGGAATTGGTGGTACTTGCTTCACACGCTCACCCCTCGGTGGCTACTATGGCTGGAACACTTCTCTCAAGAACTACTATAGTTTACAACGGAAACCCTCTGAATGATTTATCTCTAACTGCTTTCTTGGATAAATTCATGGAGAAGAAACCAAAACAGAACACATGGCATGGTGGCTCCCAGATCGAACCTTCCAAGAAG CTTGACATGTCAAACCAGATGATTGGATCTGACATTCTAAGGTTAGCAGAAGAAGATGTGTCTCCTGAAGATTTAGTCTTCCACAAGTTCTACGTGAACAAGATGAACAGCACGAAGCAATCAAAGAAGAAGAAGAAGAAGAAGCTACCTGAAGAAGAAGCTGCTGAAGAGCTTTACGATGTGAACGATGGCGATGGTGGAGGTGACTACGATAGTGATGTCGAATTCGAAGCTGGCGATGAGAGTGACAATGAGGAGATTGAGAATCTGTTGGATGATGTTGATGATGACGCTGTGGAAGAAGAGGCTGGTGAATATGATTATGATGATCTAGATAAAGTTGTGGGAGATGATGATGAGCTTGTGGATGATGCGAGTGATGCAGAGATGGACGACGCAGAGATGGATATGCTTGATGGTGAAGATGTGGATGAGGATGTTGATGATGTTGATGATGGTGGTGGTGGTGATGATGATGATGGTGGTGTTGTTGGTGGTAACAAGAAAAAGAAGGAAAAAGGAAAACGGAAATCTCCATTTGCGAGTCTTGAAGAGTACGAGCATTTGATAGACGAGGATGATTCAAAGTCGAAAAGAAAAGAAACATCAGAGCCCAAAAAGAAGAAAAAGAAGAAGACGACCAAAGCGTCAGAATAA
- the LOC106299200 gene encoding uncharacterized protein LOC106299200: MKLFGWMQNKLHGKQGNTHRPSTSSASSHQPREEFSDWPHGLLAIGTFGSVAKEQTPIETVQEEKPSNVHVEGQAQDRDQDLSPSGDLEDFTPEEVGKLQKELTKLLTRKNKKRKSDVNRELANLPLDRFLNCPSSLEVDRRISNALSGGGGDCDENEEDIERTISVILGRCKAISTESNSKKKKTKKDLSKTSVSYLLKKMFVCTEGFSPLPKPILRDTFQESRMEKLLRVMLLKKINAQAPSKETPMKKYVQDEQQLSLKNEEEEGSSSSSDGCKWVKTDSDFIVLEI, from the exons ATGAAG CTCTTTGGATGGATGCAGAACAAGCTACATGGGAAACAAGGGAACACTCATAGACCAAGTACATCCTCTGCTTCTTCTC ATCAACCACGAGAGGAGTTCAGCGACTGGCCTCATGGACTACTTGCGATTGGAACGTTCGGTAGTGTGGCCAAAGAGCAAACACCAATAGAGACTGTTCAAGAAGAGAAGCCCTCTAACGTGCACGTGGAAGGTCAAGCGCAAGATAGAGATCAAGATCTTTCACCCTCCGGTGACCTAGAAGATTTCACTCCGGAGGAAGTTGGGAAACTTCAGAAGGAGCTGACGAAGCTCTTGACAAGAAAGAACAAGAAGAGGAAGTCCGATGTGAATAGAGAACTTGCGAATCTTCCTCTGGATAGATTCTTGAATTGTCCTTCGAGTCTTGAAGTCGATAGACGAATCAGCAACGCTCTTTCTGGTGGTGGTGGAGATTGTGATGAGAACGAAGAAGACATTGAGCGTACGATCAGTGTTATCTTGGGAAGATGCAAAGCCATTTCTACAGAGAGTAACAGTAAGAAGAAGAAGACTAAGAAAGATTTGAGCAAAACCTCTGTCTCTTATCTCCTCAAGAAGATGTTTGTCTGTACAGAAGGGTTCTCTCCTCTTCCTAAACCTATCTTGAGAGACACGTTTCAAGAATCAAGAATGGAAAAG TTACTGAGGGTGATGCTACTCAAGAAGATTAATGCTCAAGCTCCCTCGAAGGAAACACCAATGAAGAAATACGTGCAAGACGAGCAACAGCTTTCACTAAAGAATGAGGAAGAAGAAGGAAGTAGTAGTAGTAGCGATGGGTGTAAATGGGTCAAAACAGATTCTGATT TCATTGTTCTTGAGATCTGA
- the LOC106300855 gene encoding transmembrane protein 87B translates to MSLHLLLLLSLLSLTPSLLQASVHEYRSERFMSKGNAFVFHGGSEGIYSSSPSDNFTSDSDSLSSFIRFEKITFRRPEEASNTSSLPIHAVLFEVEDRENIGGSAYGGQRAVCCTSDLAKLGVCSHGEIIHHPSSKDSSWPQVFGVSFLENDLSATLLTRSIQITRTGMYNLYFIHCDPALKDLVVEGKTIWKNPGGYLPGRMAPLMYFHGFMSLAFVLLGVFWFSQCARFWREVLPLQNCVTLVITLGMCEMALWYFDYAEFNETGVRPTVITVWAVTFGSIKRTCARLIILMVSMGYGVVRPTLGGFTSKVIMLGVTFFAASETLELLENVGAVSDFSGKARLFLVLPVAVLDAFFIIWIFKSLSATFKKLQTRRLLVKLDVYRKFTNALAVAILVSVGWICYELYFKSKDVYNEHWQNAWIIPAFWQLLSFSLLIVICSLWAPSQNSTRYAFSGSSGDSSGEFEKDDYTLTLIKPSPVPSHEAKSLSEARSLPDQEDAEEDLEEDKRE, encoded by the exons ATGTCGCTTCATCTTCTTCTCCTTCTTTCGCTACTATCCCTGACGCCTTCTTTGCTACAAGCGTCGGTGCATGAGTACCGAAGCGAGAGATTCATGTCGAAAGGCAACGCCTTTGTCTTCCACGGCGGCAGCGAAGGCATCTACTCCTCTTCTCCCTCCGACAACTTCACCTCCGACTCTGATTCCCTCTCCTCCTTTATCCG TTTCGAGAAGATCACATTCCGGAGACCTGAGGAAGCTTCCAACACCTCCTCATTACCAATCCACGCCGTCCTTTTCGAGGTAGAAGACAGGGAGAACATCGGAGGATCAGCTTACGGCGGACAGAGAGCTGTCTGCTGCACATCTGATCTCGCCAAACTCGGTGTTTGCTCACACGGAGAGATCATCCACCATCCTTCTTCTAAAGACTCCTCCTGGCCTCAAGTCTTTGGTGTTTCGTTTCTTGAGAACGATTTGTCTGCTACGCTGCTTACAAGATCGATTCAGATCACTAGGACAGGAATGTACAACCTCTACTTCATCCACTGTGATCCTGCTCTCAAGGACTTGGTTGTTGAAGGCAAAACGATCTGGAAAAACCCTGGAGGATACTTACCAGGTAGAATGGCTCCGTTGATGTACTTCCACGGGTTCATGTCTCTCGCCTTTGTCCTTCTCGGCGTCTTCTGGTTCTCCCAGTGCGCTAGGTTCTGGAGAGAAGTGCTCCCCTTGCAGAACTGCGTAACGCTTGTGATAACGTTAGGGATGTGTGAGATGGCGCTTTGGTACTTCGACTACGCTGAGTTCAACGAGACAGGTGTGAGACCGACCGTGATCACCGTATGGGCAGTCACGTTTGGGTCTATCAAACGCACGTGCGCACGTCTCATCATCCTTATGGTTTCGATGGGGTACGGTGTCGTGAGGCCCACGCTTGGTGGGTTTACATCGAAGGTGATCATGCTTGGTGTCACTTTCTTCGCTGCTTCCGAGACTCTTGAGCTGTTGGAGAATGTTGGTGCTGTGAGCGACTTCTCAGGGAAAGCGAGACTGTTTTTGGTTCTCCCCGTTGCGGTGTTGGATGCTTTCTTCATCATATGGATATTCAAGTCGCTTTCCGCTACTTTCAAGAAGCTTCAGACGAGGAGGTTGTTGGTGAAGCTGGATGTGTACAGGAAGTTCACTAATGCTTTGGCTGTAGCTATCTTGGTTTCCGTTGGTTGGATTTGCTACGAG CTTTACTTCAAGTCTAAAGATGTTTACAATGAGCATTGGCAAAACGCTTGGATCATTCCAGCCTTTTGGCAGCTTCTCTCCTTCTCGCTCCTGATTGTTATATGCTCTCTCTGGGCTCCATCTCAGAACTCGACGAG GTATGCATTCTCTGGATCTTCTGGTGATTCAAGTGGGGAGTTTGAGAAGGATGATTACACACTAACCCTCATTAAACCATCTCCAGTTCCTTCTCATGAAGCCAAGAGCCTCTCAGAAGCTAGATCTTTGCCTGACCAAGAAGATGCAGAAGAAGATTTGGAGGAAGATAAAAGAGAGTGA
- the LOC106298509 gene encoding uncharacterized protein LOC106298509 — protein sequence MAKVGKLTKLKSAIKKWPSFAKNHHHSSSSAAVSDELSEDNNLHVVYVGQTRRPYMLRPDIISHPLFQELVDRSSRSVEHDREIVVACEVVLFEHLLWMLKTGQEGGSVEELAEFYTY from the coding sequence ATGGCCAAAGTTGGGAAGCTGACAAAGCTCAAGTCGGCCATAAAGAAATGGCCTTCCTTCGCCAAGAACCACCACCACTCATCCTCCTCCGCCGCTGTATCCGACGAGCTCTCAGAGGACAACAATCTCCATGTTGTTTATGTTGGTCAGACTCGAAGACCTTACATGCTTAGACCAGACATCATCTCTCACCCACTTTTTCAAGAACTGGTGGATCGGTCTTCTAGATCCGTGGAACATGATCGTGAGATTGTTGTAGCTTGTGAAGTTGTTTTGTTCGAGCACTTGTTGTGGATGCTCAAGACTGGTCAAGAAGGAGGATCCGTTGAAGAATTGGCTGAGTTCTATACTTATTAA